A stretch of the Comamonas testosteroni TK102 genome encodes the following:
- a CDS encoding ogr/Delta-like zinc finger family protein, which produces MVENDPFNAEPGLQAHRSFAQAALGVGVRKVSMGVVEPQAVGQTGQGCNTANGQAQAPAKKQPPLVLDRKPKSIPRDRTRLRCPHCKSPCNSRTSFETSALTRTFIYCCTNYECGHTFKAVMEIHYTISPSATPDPAVNLPISTHVRRDLVRTQMDVARSAEHVPEHTEPVTGDLFAGIPPDPPRT; this is translated from the coding sequence ATGGTCGAAAACGATCCTTTCAATGCAGAGCCCGGTCTGCAGGCGCATCGTAGTTTTGCGCAGGCTGCCCTGGGCGTAGGCGTGCGTAAGGTCAGCATGGGCGTTGTGGAGCCTCAAGCTGTGGGACAAACCGGGCAAGGCTGTAACACCGCGAACGGGCAAGCTCAGGCACCCGCCAAAAAGCAGCCGCCGCTGGTCCTTGACCGCAAGCCCAAGAGCATTCCGCGCGACAGAACGCGCCTGCGCTGCCCGCATTGCAAGTCGCCTTGCAACTCGCGCACCAGCTTTGAAACCAGCGCGCTGACTCGCACATTCATCTATTGCTGCACCAACTACGAGTGCGGCCATACGTTCAAGGCAGTCATGGAGATTCACTACACGATCTCCCCCAGCGCCACCCCTGACCCTGCGGTGAACCTGCCCATATCCACCCATGTGCGCCGTGACTTGGTACGTACCCAGATGGATGTGGCGCGGTCTGCAGAGCATGTGCCCGAGCACACCGAGCCGGTAACGGGCGACCTGTTCGCAGGCATACCGCCCGACCCGCCGCGCACCTAG